The Sesamum indicum cultivar Zhongzhi No. 13 linkage group LG9, S_indicum_v1.0, whole genome shotgun sequence genome segment ATAAACAAGCCCTTCTACACTTCAAGAAAACAATCACTTCTGACCCCTCCAACCTGCTCAAAACCTGGATGCCTCACACAGATTGCTGCACACTCTGGGAGGGCATTTCTTGCAGCTCTCCCTCCGGCCGGGTCGTCAATGTCTCCCGACCGGGCCTGTTTTCTGACCCGGATTCTCCTGTCGACACTTGGATGTCTGGGACTCTGTCTCCGTTTCTTGGAAACCTATCTTTTCTCCAAGTTCTTGATCTCAGCAACCTCAAGTACTTGTCGGGCCACATCCCTCCTCAATTGGGCAAGTTGTCCAAGTTGAATTACATGTTTCTTGAATCGAACAATCTCACCGGGCCGATCCCTGTCGCGTTCCAGGGATTGAATCAGCTGAAAAGCCTCTATCTTAGCAATAACCATTTGTCCGGCGTGGTCCCTAGTAGTCTTTTCAACAACTTCACTTTGCTCTCTCAGCTAGGCCTGTCAGGAAACCGCTTTTCGGGTCCAATCCCACCTTCTTTAGGCAGGATGGTTTCACTAACTAATCTTGATCTCCACGAAAATAACTTCTCAGGCAGAATACCAGAAACCATTGGAGAGCTCAAGAACATTGCATACATTGATCTGTCTGAGAACCAGATAGCTGGAACCATACCAGAATCCGTAGGTGGCCTCTCCAAGCTGGAGATCTTATATCTTAACGGCAACCGTCTCACCGGAAAAATCCCTTCGTCTGTAGACGGGCTTGTTTCGTTGCAGTTTCTTCGTTTATCGGAAAACAGGCTGACAGGTGCAATACCGCCTTCTATCGGCAACCTTCCAGTGATTCGAAGCCTGGTTTTCGAGAACAACAGGCTTGGTGGAAAGATACCTTCAACTATTGGCCATCTCACCACTCTTAATGCTATATACTTCTCTAACAACAGATTCACAGGCAAAATCCCAGCAAGTTTAGGGAACTTGAAAAATCTGCAGAGCCTGGATTTGTCAAGAAACCAACTTTACGGCCCGATTCCATCTCAGCTTCAGAAATTACAAACTCTGCAAGATTTAGACCTCTCATTCAATCCTCTGGCACTAGGAAGCATACCTGATTGGTTCAAGAAATTACGTCTTTTTCGTCTTCTCCTCTCAGGGACAGGGCTCAAAGGGGAGATGCCTAACTGGCTCTCATCTTCGTCTATATCGACCCTGGATTTGTCCAGCAATTCCCTGTCAGGGAAACTGCCTTCCTGGATGGGAAACATGACCAATCTTTCGTTTCTGAACTTATCAAACAACGGTTTCCATTCTTCGATCCCTGATGAATTCAAGAACCTGACACTGTTGACAGATGTTGATCTTCACTCCAACAAGCTCTCTGGAGACCTGAACCCTATATTCTTAAAGAGTTCGGAGTTTGCTCTTGGTCACTACAGTTCCATCGATCTTTCCTATAACATGTTCAAAGGACATATCGATGACAACATTGGAGACAACCCCGTGATGGACTTTCTTGAATCCATGATCCTATCCCACAATCCATTGGGAGGAAACATTCCGAAATCTCTTGGAAAATTGAGCTACTTGGAGGTTCTGGAACTTGAGGGAAACGGCCTGTCAGGGGAAATACCTCAGGAGCTTGGCAATGCAAAGTCACTGAAAACCGTTATACTGTCACACAACAATTTGAGTGGAGAAATCCCTGGACAAGTGCTGAATCTTGAATATATTCAGAGATTCGACGTTTCTTGGAACCGGTTGAGGGGAAAGATACCGCCCCACAAGGCTGTTATCCCGGTTTCCGGCTTCGTAGGGAATCCTGGATTGTGTGGAGCTCCACTGCCTCCATGCAAGCATTCCTAGTGGAAATGAGATGGAAACATTCCTTGACTccattctttgtttttctatttctgtAAATTAACAGTTCTTACGACCACTGAAACATTATGCTCGACATTGCTGCAAGAAGATCAAGAATCTTAACTACAATTGGTGTAGGTATGTTGTTCAATCTTGTCAATGTGAGAATACAAAATGGTCTTGGACATGCTAAAGTATGCTGTTTCTATGGAGTGAGATTTAGAGCTGCATTTGAGGAGCTCAGCCAAAGAATATTGTTCTTAGtagaattcaagaaaaacaacaactaTGCATGAGAGCATTTATGTATTTGAGTAGGTTATAACTCGATTCCATTACTGCAAACgtaataaagtatatttaaaaatatcaaattactcgAGTCTTAATTCGATTTGATTCCATTCAAATTCGTTTGGATTCGATTAGATTAATAAGTAGACCAAATTCTCAAACACAATTTTTGAAGCTCTCAATTACTTTGGTTTTTCCTCATTCGAGCAACCAGCACCAGTGGTCTAGTGGTAGAATAGTACCCTGCCACGGTACAGACCCGGGTTCGATTCCCGGCTGGTGCATTCTCTGTTTTCCTTCTGCTCTTTCTGATGGGCAGATGTTTAAGACATGGCCGCGTTCTGATTGTAATTCTATTACAAATGCAATTGCATGCTATCACATACTCTATTCCAACAATCCCTTCTGATATtgcatgatatatttttactttgtcacctgttttttccttgtttttttttaatttattaattcgtCGTACCAATTATATGAGTTCTGCAAGTTACCATATCAGACCACTTTCTGATagaatttttcatcaaaaaacGGTTGCGTGCATCGAAAAACTCTAACCCAGACCAGGTTCGACCGACTCAAACTAACTATAAAACAAGTGTGATACAATTGTCGCATAATTGGTTActtttttctgaattataCACCAATTACACAGCAACGAATTGCCCTTCTTATATAATTGGTTCGAATCCGAACAAAGATGAAGCCAAATCCTATCGGGCCCTGGTGGCCGACAGGGCTTGGTCCCCCAAAATATCCactttctataaattttattaattgtattaccattatatattacattagtttgtagttattattgtaCTAATTTAAAACTCAATGcacagaaatataatattaatgagcATTGtgacttaaaaaaatattaagtgataacacatctaaaatataatgagattatTTAAGGTAAATGCTACAACTTCccctgaaatttgatataattacgaatattccctcgttgtttgaaaaattattaattactttctgATTTTAGCGGCCGTGTAATAATTAGCTCAATCCATTAGGTTTCCATCcatttttatgatgaactgaccaaaacacacttatggattaaaaataataattttatttatttttaaaaactttctgatttttttaatggactaagtagataattttttttaatttttaaaaatttttcatccatcccgtacgattttttttataattttaattttttttaaaaaaatacaataaaaataaagttgacaatttcatacatttattcaagaattacgtaatttcatcaaacattaggagtatttataattttttaaaaataaaaaaatatttataattttatcaaatatcaaatataagttGGAAAATGATGATAGAAAAGTGGATATAAGAATGTGGTGAAAGATTGTGTTGTGTTTGGATGTTAACGTAAGCTCTTCTGCCCCTATAGTATCTGACAACTACGTGAAATAACCCGGCCCGGTTTTGGTTTTGGGTAGGCTCCGCATTGCGAGGCCGGCCTGGATGTGGATGTGGAGCACCGACACTGtctgaaatttcaaaaaacatgTCTCAGGTAATTCTCAATTACTTGTCAGAAATTTTGTCCAGTTACCACTTGACACGTAGCTACCCCCCCCAACAAGTCTATTGCTCGAAAGACTAAACTGAATTTTTCTACAACAATCTCCCATtatgtttgtaataattataaatatcccttattatttaaaaaattataaatattttttatgtttgaaaaaattatgtaatttttggatggatgtatgaaattgtcaactttgtgCATCAAACGACaaggggtattcgtaattatacaaaattttag includes the following:
- the LOC105171099 gene encoding LRR receptor-like serine/threonine-protein kinase FLS2, whose translation is MHINHSRISLVLLLIFLPFKSRACHPTDKQALLHFKKTITSDPSNLLKTWMPHTDCCTLWEGISCSSPSGRVVNVSRPGLFSDPDSPVDTWMSGTLSPFLGNLSFLQVLDLSNLKYLSGHIPPQLGKLSKLNYMFLESNNLTGPIPVAFQGLNQLKSLYLSNNHLSGVVPSSLFNNFTLLSQLGLSGNRFSGPIPPSLGRMVSLTNLDLHENNFSGRIPETIGELKNIAYIDLSENQIAGTIPESVGGLSKLEILYLNGNRLTGKIPSSVDGLVSLQFLRLSENRLTGAIPPSIGNLPVIRSLVFENNRLGGKIPSTIGHLTTLNAIYFSNNRFTGKIPASLGNLKNLQSLDLSRNQLYGPIPSQLQKLQTLQDLDLSFNPLALGSIPDWFKKLRLFRLLLSGTGLKGEMPNWLSSSSISTLDLSSNSLSGKLPSWMGNMTNLSFLNLSNNGFHSSIPDEFKNLTLLTDVDLHSNKLSGDLNPIFLKSSEFALGHYSSIDLSYNMFKGHIDDNIGDNPVMDFLESMILSHNPLGGNIPKSLGKLSYLEVLELEGNGLSGEIPQELGNAKSLKTVILSHNNLSGEIPGQVLNLEYIQRFDVSWNRLRGKIPPHKAVIPVSGFVGNPGLCGAPLPPCKHS